GGGTCGTGTTGGAAACGCAGCTGGCACGGCTCCTCATCTTGCTTGAAACTAGCTGTGAACCTACAGGAGGAGGGCCCGGGGGGTGTGGTTAATAGTCGTCAGATTATTACTCttgtagtatacatgtagctaatgaCACTAGCAGTGAAAtgtatgtaataataattattatagtgaaatATATAGCGGTCACCCTTGGgcggctgtaataaagaggtggcctgctataGTAAACGCAGGTTCACATGATATGGAAACTTTGGTTTTGGGGGCTTAGTTATAATATCCCCCCCCcagctccaattccccccccccccctttcaataatgactgagtgtccataacTGGGtattgacctttttttagcaacattttctggttacttttttcatttcccccctctacttcaaaatcctgtatgacaccctggtggCTGTAACAAGCTTGTGGGTGGGGCTTAATTGCATTCAATCACTCACTCATTTTCGATGACTACTTTCAGTTTTCTGCCGAGTGTTTCCTGGATGACAGCGTGTGTCTTTGTGACCATCTCAATGCAGTTGGAGCACTTGAACATGAAGTCACCTTTAGTGTACGATCTGTCCGTCGCTTTGtactgtgtggtgtgtgtgggggcaggtgagtgtgtgtggtatgtgtgaatgtatgtgtgtgtggtgtgtgtgggggcgggtgagtgtgtgtagggtACGGAACACACATACGTAATAACCTGTCAACTAACTCAAGTATGTATTGCTTTTGACCTTTTTACAATAAAGTGAGTTAGAGCACGGCCTATCAATCTTTTGGAATTTTAGGGAGAGGTGTCAAAAATTTAATTCAGGTACTCTGAGGTTGCTATAGATACATCCAAGATTTTACTGTATAATCTCTAGCTGTATGTCAAACTGTCTGTTCtaggaaacacaactttcttattttgagtgagttaccgtatagcgggttattttgtatggtggaaattttcgtatatttGAAAATTAAACTAGGAAATTACTTTACTGCAATACGTTCAACGTTACTATCCTAATCTGTACAATACGGAATATTTAAAtgggtagttcatacgaaaatttgcactaACGAAAGGTAGTTAGGATGCCTATAATCATTAGTGCCTATAATCAttagtgcctataattattagtatggtgcctataattattggtgccTATAATCATCGGTACTGACTGACCGGGTCTATGTGCAGGACGAGGATGCGATCGCTGTACGTGCTCAGAGAGACTTGTCTGAGATACTGCAGCTCCACTCTATACTTGAGAGTCATGGTCTTAGGGTCCAGCACCATGAACGAGGTGCCCGTCACCACCAGCATGGCCGGTACACCctaagggggaggggggtagatTGTGTGTGATAGTGAACCTTGTACAACAAAGTTATGACTCTGTTGGATACGTACGTAACTCTAAATTAATTTAGTTGAGCTGGCTCGCCTATGTGACTGTTGCTGGGTATAGCTGTACGTTAGTAATATTATAGGTCTATGTGCCCGCATCACATAGAGCGTGACTGTATGTAACGTAGGAACAATTGAACCAGGCTCTATCCAACACTCTAACTATAGACACTTATTATGTCACCATTAATACCATACGATGTACCTTCATGTCTTTCCTGTTGATCTTCATGATGTTGTCTGCCCAGATGACCCTCTGCTCATGAGTCTGTGTCACCAGTCTAGCCCACCGGTCATCCGTACGGAGGTTGAGTCTGTCCACCTTGAATGGAATCGGGACCCTGAATATAACGGGACAATGGAATGGAAATTGGCACACTGAGAACGGAACCAAGACGTATTAGTCGACTGCGTTTAATTGTCGCAATGCTAGAATGTACAGAATGTAACGTACGTTTTTGGGTAGAGAGATTTCTTTCCTCTGAACAAAGAACTGGCTCGTGCTTTTTCGCTCATTTTCTTCCTCTCTCGTGGATTTTGAATGAAGTAGTCTCTCAGCTGCTTGCACTGTAGGGACATTTATATAATAGCGGAGATTAATGCCTGAAGGCGAATTTACACACAAATCAACGGCTTGAGGGACCACATTttcagatgtacatgtatagtatgtGTACACGTATTTTAAGCAACCTCAGCAAAAACTATGAATCAATATAAACACTATAGCTATCGAAAGCTGATTAAAAGCCGTCTCTAACGTACCCTCCACTTGTGATGGATTACTCTGAGCAGGTCTGAAGCTTCTTCGAAGAGGAAGGAGAAACGTGGCCACCTCTTGTCCACGGGAGAGTCTGAGGGAAGGTTGTGATGCACGTTCACCAAGAATCGGTAGCACTGGAGGGGGGGGTATTCGTGGGGGTTAATACGATAGTGATACTGGTACACTGGAGGGAGGGCATTCGTGGGGGGTTAATACGATAGTGATACTGGTAcactggagggaggggggcaTTCGTGGGGGGTTAATACGATAGTGATACTGGTACACTGGAAGGGGGCATTCGTGGGGGGTTAATACGATAGTGATACTGGTACACTGGAGGGGGGGCATTCGTGGGGGTCAATATACGATAGTGATACTCGTACAGCTCCCCACTCTCTCCCACTCGTACATACATACTTATAAAGCGTCTCAAGAAAATTATAATCCTAGGCCATTTATGGGTACATGTTTCATGGGCTTTCTTATGTTGTACGAACCACAGGCTCAACAAACCGCACTTATAGTTTATCGTTCTAATTCCAATGATTGTTTAGATATTTGCTCGTGACTTAATCATCTCACCAGTGCCCTCCACATGAAGTCTGCGACCATTGGACCCGCCCACTCCGTGAACATGACCCTGGTCTCCATACGAACCCTCCACCCTCTACAAGGGGCAAGCATTATCAATACCAACCATCTACACTTTgacaatgtacgtacatatattgCTACGTACGCAAGATGAGTCTTCTGTAAAGCTCGTTACAGTACTTAGTAAAATGCTCaataatgtgtatatacatacgcACCTAAAGTACTTCTGAATGACGAGAGCTGCCTGCTCTATTCTGAAGTACGTCCGTACCCTCCAGCCTCGATAATAGCTCTGAATGACCACGACAGACTCCTCCACCAGCTGCCGGTACCTCATCTCACGTACCTGCACATACATCAGTCAGTACACAACCTAGTTACAGTATAGCAGGTTGTTTTACCTGCATATAAttttaattatgataattggTGGAAAATGTAACTGAATTAAGGATCTTCCATACATAACTCAGAGACtgagtgtatgtatacatagcAGGGAGCCTATGCTATTAGGACTGGTAGTACCGGCACACACACCAGTTAGCACACAatctagctacattgtatgtactTTGAATTAGAGCATGTCTCTTTTAATTCCTAGATTTGGTATGAACCGAAAACAACATGCCTTACAGCAACATAGCATTTTCTACTGTAGACTTGGAAAACAGTATATAGACTTTTCGGTCCATTTAATACACCATAATTACATGTGATAGAACTCTATATATCGGAGCTACATAATGcaccctacatgtatatactctgAGATGTTCTCACCATTTTTCTGACTTGCCACCCATAGAACCACCTGCGAATGATCCCTGCAGCCCAAGTGGCAGCCTTGATGTACTTGAGCCTCTGAAGCTCCACCCTGGCCACCCACCCTCGGAAGTAAGACTGGATCACCACAATAGACGATCTTAGCCTCGTGAACCACATAcgatactgtgtgtgtgtgtagggggggggggagagggtcAACAGTATATTGGAGTCGTATCCCATATTTTTTTGCAAGTTACAGCTTTATTTGATCTATTAGAGTTTACCTTGTAGCAGAGGAAATTGGACGCGATGACGATCTGAGCTCTTCTCATATCCTGAAACTGTGTGTGCGCacaacaatgacatcattagaTTAgcctacgtacatgtataggatgACATGTGTTATATAGGACCCTCAAGTGACATGTACAGATAAGTATCGGCTTGGGGACcctactgtacgtacatgtaacaacAAAAGTAGACAGCTAGGGGATGGGTAATCTACTGCATGATGAACTCTCACCCTCTTCCTAGCGTGCCAGCCCTTGTAGATCTTCTGGATAAGAGTAGCAATGTCATGCATCTTCTTCTTCCGTAGCCTCTCCATGTCAAACACTGTCTGTGGATGGCGAATGAAGACCTTTGTCCGACCACAAGCATAGTCCTTCTTGCTCTTGGTGagaccctgtgtgtgtgtgtgtgtgtgtgtgtgtgtgtgtgtgtgtgtttgagggtaTGCAAGAAGTATCATTTGTGTGGAAGAAATTGTGTCAACTGTTCGCATTACTAGCTCAAACAGAATGCTCACTTAAATTAATCTTTAAAAAGGTTGGCATCTGATGTCgtaatgtgtgggtgtgtgtgtgggtgggtgggtgtgtatgtatgtgtgtgtgtgtgtgtgtgcgcgcgcgtgtgtgtgtgtgtgtgtgtgtgtgtgtgtgtgtgtacagaacaAGGCACACTAGAATACTGCACTGGTGGACGGACCATTATTGTATTACTCTTCTAGAAAATAATCAATGCTGCTATGGCTTTATAGTCACCTTCAAGATTTCTCTGACTCCATCGATGGGTCTGCCTTTCCACGTGGGCCATGTACTGTCACACAGCATCTTGTATCTGCACCAAACATATAATTTTGTAGATACTTTTCATAAAAGTGCGCCTCAGAACTAGCTAACTGCAGTTAAATTCTTTTAAACTGGTCTACAGTGCACAAGTTCAACAGCTACTGTGTATGTACTAGTGTACTGCAATGGCGTTAATCATGCAGTATTTCAATGGGGGTTTGATTATAGAGGCTCCAGCATAGTCAAGTCCATACTGCATCATCATTATCATGTCagcactaccgtatagcaggtaattttcgtgggcaaaatattcgtggttttcgtggtttaacactggaccacgaatattttacccacgaatgaagcgaccttacctacctttacctgcagtgcaaagCAACCACGAATGGctaaatattgctgaaccacgaatattttgacccccgaaaattacctgctatacggtatagtgaATATTGCCTGCACCTTGAAAGAGCTTTGCCGTACTCCTGCCGATAAGCAAACCCCGCCCTCCTCACACGGACGTTCTCGTAGAGGCCAAGGTAGGACACCTGATGGCGGACGAGGGGCTCGTCGAATATGAATGCCTGTTTCTGATCATTCGGCTgcacaaaacaattattatagacagggtgtcatataggggggaaataaggcaTGCTTTTaagaacattttgctaaaaaaaggtcgaCTGTTattttcaataccctgttagtatgtaacattgccggctatggacactcagtcatacaactagtacctgaatgcaaagaTTATACTAATAGAAAGATAGAGTAGTACTGAAGAGCTTaatttcttctttcttgaattGTACCACCATGTGTATAATATCGAGCTACTCTGAGGCACGTACTGCATTTAATTAAACCATTAATTATGTCACCATTCCATTTTTGAGAGAAATGGATGACATTTTATTCGCTTGGTCTCACCTTGATGCACCTGATGTAGTTTGGGTTCTTTGTTAGCAGGTTCTTCATGAGTTGGTTGACTGAGTTTCTCAGCTGATAGCCAGCTGTTGAGGGTCGCTTGAGCGTGTTCAGGTCGAGGTTGCCCTCAGGGAATAGCTCTTGTAGCATGCCTCGCTCACACGCGTACATGGCCTTGGAGAGGTCTTTAAAGAGGAGGTCTCGATTCTTGTCCAGGAATCCCTCTATCTTGTAGGTCACCTGCGGGAGTAGGCACACATCATAGACATCGTATTTTTAtcggttataattattctgattaTGAAACAAGTGAGTGTTCGTATTGTCCGCGTAGAGCCTGTGATAGCGTAACCTTATTGTGTAACCTGGTAGCGTGGCCGAGCGGTCTAAGGCGCTGGTTTAAGGCACCAGTCATTTCGATGGCGTGGGTTCGAATCCCACCGCTGCCAGTTATTTATTTTTGTGCATTCAGTCAATATCTACAATTTTTAAAAGCCAGTAACTACAAAAATTACCTTTTACAAAATGGGCGAATATAATTGACAATGTGTAAAATTTGTTTCAGTAGATTacacacgtataattatacagctgaACAATTATTTGGCTGACCTTTCCTGCGTAATGGACCAATCGGAACTGGTTTCTGTCCAGAGTGTGATCGGTACGGTACTCCTTGGAAGCCCTGCTCTCGTAGTGAGCGTGAGAAAGACAGTGTTTGTCAAACTTCTCGAGGAGAGTTTCGTCCGTGGCTTGACCTGGTCTCAAACACTCGTCATCAATGTACACCATCATGCCCTCActcggctgtgtgtgtgtgtgggtgtgttatGGGGGGGGGCTGAATGAAGAATCAAGCAAAATCTAGTGATCTGGGCAGATTTGGGTTCGCTAAATTGCATCAGCCACAAATACACTGTTACAGGCTGTGTACAGTACTGTGGGCTTGAGAAGTACAACAGTATTACTtactacatgcagtgtactACAACGGTAACGATAACAGTAATgtaaagtaataattatatatatttcaTTGAATCTCCCTGCCCTCACATGTTCGATGAGCTTGCAGATTATGGTGTTGTTGAAGTAGTCAATGTGCTCCCACTTGATTCCCTCCAATACGTACTCCTCTTGCTCAGACTTGAGGGTCAGTTCGATAAACACCTGCTGCAGCTTCTCGTTGCAATAGTTGATGATAAACTGCTCAAAACTATTTCCATCTTGAAGGACCTCGAAGCCGTAGATATCCAGAACTCCCATCACCTTCTTCTTGGATCGTGTCTTTGCCTACCAGAGTGTAAGTTTGGGGGGACAA
The Halichondria panicea chromosome 11, odHalPani1.1, whole genome shotgun sequence DNA segment above includes these coding regions:
- the LOC135343710 gene encoding unconventional myosin-Ia-like, giving the protein MSSRKGKKPRAGESSRPGSGDPSHSYTGKQSRSKPSAAATSIEPETIPNGRPNGRSNQRTTTGKAPSRTAPGRPPIQGGNRPQQSRVAPVRPSTQSQPQGRKQPKDSKSEKSLRRSVSPRKEQYSHLLDESVGCGDMVLLEPLTEERLIDNLKLRYKAGEIYTYIGPVVVSINPYRKIDIYTPEHIEEYRSRNIFEMPPHIFAVSDEAYRSMRDRHTDQCVIISGESGAGKTEASKLVMQHVAAVSGHGEEVNRVKQQLLKSNPVLEAFGNAKTTRNDNSSRFGKYMDLEFDHKGNPVGGIITNYLLEKSRVVGQLEGERNFHIFYQLLAGSSPDVLAMIHLEQDPSKYHYMGKGQMTPHDKKDFEATVQAMEVIGFQPDEISATLELLASVLNLGNVSFVGNTLPDGSDSCSISDMTSISYACDMIGCSLELLEECMTKRSVETKTDFVLKPLSQAEAVYARDALCKAIYDRLFSWLVNRINDRIKAKTRSKKKVMGVLDIYGFEVLQDGNSFEQFIINYCNEKLQQVFIELTLKSEQEEYVLEGIKWEHIDYFNNTIICKLIEHPSEGMMVYIDDECLRPGQATDETLLEKFDKHCLSHAHYESRASKEYRTDHTLDRNQFRLVHYAGKVTYKIEGFLDKNRDLLFKDLSKAMYACERGMLQELFPEGNLDLNTLKRPSTAGYQLRNSVNQLMKNLLTKNPNYIRCIKPNDQKQAFIFDEPLVRHQVSYLGLYENVRVRRAGFAYRQEYGKALSRYKMLCDSTWPTWKGRPIDGVREILKGLTKSKKDYACGRTKVFIRHPQTVFDMERLRKKKMHDIATLIQKIYKGWHARKRFQDMRRAQIVIASNFLCYKYRMWFTRLRSSIVVIQSYFRGWVARVELQRLKYIKAATWAAGIIRRWFYGWQVRKMVREMRYRQLVEESVVVIQSYYRGWRVRTYFRIEQAALVIQKYFRGWRVRMETRVMFTEWAGPMVADFMWRALCYRFLVNVHHNLPSDSPVDKRWPRFSFLFEEASDLLRVIHHKWRCKQLRDYFIQNPRERKKMSEKARASSLFRGKKSLYPKTVPIPFKVDRLNLRTDDRWARLVTQTHEQRVIWADNIMKINRKDMKGVPAMLVVTGTSFMVLDPKTMTLKYRVELQYLRQVSLSTYSDRILVLHIDPYKATDRSYTKGDFMFKCSNCIEMVTKTHAVIQETLGRKLKVVIENEFTASFKQDEEPCQLRFQHDPRSGHTSSPVCRRKGSIINIVV